In Acidobacteriota bacterium, one DNA window encodes the following:
- a CDS encoding mRNA-degrading endonuclease — protein sequence MGHWQTSRTGDLVVASRYIPERGDIAWITLDPHAGHKLSGRRPALVLSPSSYNGKVGLAVFCPITSQQKGFAFEVKLPGNLPVSGCVLSDAVKNLDWKVRRAEFCCRVSPAFLSDVLETLDTLLHNE from the coding sequence ATGGGACACTGGCAAACCAGTCGGACGGGAGATCTGGTAGTGGCCTCGCGATACATCCCCGAGCGCGGAGATATCGCCTGGATTACCTTGGACCCGCACGCCGGCCACAAACTAAGCGGTCGTCGTCCCGCGCTGGTTCTTTCGCCATCGAGTTATAATGGGAAAGTTGGACTGGCCGTGTTTTGTCCGATCACCAGCCAGCAAAAGGGCTTCGCCTTTGAAGTAAAGCTCCCGGGCAATTTACCCGTGTCGGGATGTGTCCTCTCGGACGCGGTGAAGAATCTGGACTGGAAAGTCCGCCGCGCGGAATTCTGTTGCCGTGTTTCTCCAGCATTCTTAAGTGATGTTTTGGAAACGCTCGACACACTTCTGCATAATGAATGA
- a CDS encoding AbrB/MazE/SpoVT family DNA-binding domain-containing protein, translating into MRVQVQKWGNSLGLRIPKPFAQDAGVEAGSAVELTISDGRLIVSPVRKRKLRLKDMLAGVKKSNLHGEWDTGKPVGREIW; encoded by the coding sequence ATGCGCGTGCAGGTTCAAAAGTGGGGGAACAGCCTAGGGCTTCGCATCCCCAAGCCTTTCGCACAGGACGCCGGAGTAGAGGCAGGTTCCGCCGTTGAGCTAACCATCTCCGATGGGCGTCTGATCGTGTCGCCGGTCCGCAAGCGCAAATTGCGGCTGAAAGATATGCTTGCCGGAGTGAAGAAATCCAATCTTCATGGTGAATGGGACACTGGCAAACCAGTCGGACGGGAGATCTGGTAG
- a CDS encoding DUF411 domain-containing protein: MRLRTILPVLIILLATMSVAARAADPEITVYKSKSCGCCSVWLDHLRTNGFQVTAHDVDDLDERKDKAKIPAELRSCHFGIVEVYAIEGHVPAADIHRLLKEKPKALGLAVPGMPMGSPGMDMGSKKDAFKVLLFTMDGKTSVWQAYDGN, translated from the coding sequence ATGCGATTGAGAACCATCCTGCCCGTGCTGATTATTCTCCTGGCGACCATGAGCGTTGCCGCGCGTGCCGCTGATCCGGAGATTACTGTTTATAAATCCAAGTCCTGCGGCTGCTGCAGCGTGTGGCTCGATCATCTGCGCACCAACGGCTTTCAGGTAACAGCGCATGACGTGGATGATCTTGACGAGCGCAAGGACAAGGCGAAAATCCCGGCGGAGCTGCGCTCCTGCCACTTCGGCATCGTCGAGGTCTACGCGATTGAAGGCCACGTCCCGGCGGCGGATATTCATCGCCTGCTGAAGGAAAAGCCCAAGGCGCTGGGACTCGCCGTCCCGGGGATGCCCATGGGCTCGCCCGGCATGGACATGGGTTCGAAGAAAGACGCGTTCAAAGTCCTGCTGTTCACCATGGACGGCAAAACCAGCGTCTGGCAGGCCTACGACGGGAATTAG
- the rlmN gene encoding 23S rRNA (adenine(2503)-C(2))-methyltransferase RlmN — MTTQKEQLIGLTLEQMEARLKQAGEPAFRGRQLYHALYRERQADFAKITAFPLALRAQLQERYEATLPAVDRTFHSADGTTRFLLGLADGKQIEAVVMPRYLPSNPRELRMRTTYCVSTQAGCAVDCKFCLTGALGFFRNLTAGEIVGQVLRAMGKAEEADDPKDAKEVKEADDAEENHAAAPGAPRLNLVFMGQGEPLLNYDNVLTAFRILSDTKGIGIPASRITLSTAGVVPGIERLGQEAHRPRLAISLNAPNDEIRTRIMPINKKWPIAELLRACRNYPLRPKEQLTFEYVLLAGVNDSIAHARELAKLICKLPCKVNLIGWNPGPELGFRTTSDAVIRAFQAELKDRGISNYLRVPRGRDIFAACGQLSLASQGGV; from the coding sequence ATGACAACTCAAAAAGAACAACTGATTGGCCTGACATTGGAGCAGATGGAAGCCCGTCTCAAACAGGCCGGCGAGCCGGCCTTCCGGGGCCGTCAGCTCTATCACGCGCTCTATCGCGAGCGGCAGGCGGACTTCGCTAAGATCACCGCGTTTCCGCTGGCGCTGCGCGCGCAATTGCAGGAGCGCTATGAGGCCACACTGCCCGCCGTGGACCGCACCTTCCACAGCGCCGACGGCACCACGCGCTTTCTGCTGGGCCTGGCCGACGGCAAGCAGATCGAAGCCGTGGTGATGCCCAGGTACTTGCCCAGCAATCCGCGTGAGTTGCGTATGCGCACGACTTACTGTGTTTCCACGCAGGCAGGCTGTGCCGTCGATTGCAAATTCTGCCTCACCGGCGCGCTGGGGTTCTTCCGTAACTTGACCGCTGGTGAAATTGTCGGCCAGGTGCTGCGCGCGATGGGCAAGGCAGAGGAAGCAGATGATCCAAAAGATGCAAAGGAAGTAAAGGAGGCAGACGACGCAGAGGAAAATCATGCCGCCGCACCCGGCGCACCGCGCCTGAACCTGGTCTTCATGGGACAGGGCGAGCCGCTGCTGAACTATGACAACGTCCTGACCGCCTTCCGTATTCTGTCCGACACCAAGGGCATCGGCATCCCCGCTTCGCGCATCACGCTCTCGACCGCCGGCGTCGTGCCCGGCATCGAGCGGCTGGGGCAGGAGGCCCATCGACCGCGGCTGGCCATCTCGCTGAACGCGCCCAATGACGAGATTCGCACGCGCATCATGCCCATCAACAAAAAGTGGCCCATCGCCGAGCTGCTGCGCGCCTGCCGCAACTATCCGCTGCGCCCGAAAGAACAACTCACTTTTGAGTATGTGCTGCTCGCCGGAGTGAATGACTCAATCGCTCACGCGCGTGAGTTGGCGAAATTGATCTGCAAGCTGCCCTGCAAAGTAAATCTGATCGGATGGAATCCCGGCCCCGAGCTGGGCTTCCGAACCACTTCCGACGCCGTCATTCGCGCGTTTCAGGCTGAGTTGAAGGATCGGGGAATTTCCAACTACCTGCGTGTCCCCCGCGGCCGCGACATCTTTGCCGCCTGCGGACAGTTGAGCCTTGCTTCGCAAGGCGGGGTGTAG